From a region of the Synechococcus sp. PCC 7502 genome:
- a CDS encoding phosphoribulokinase has product MSNKPERVVLIGVAGDSGCGKSTFLRRLIDLFGEEFMTVICLDDYHSLDRKQRKQTGITALDPRANNFDLMYEQIKALKSGESIMKPIYNHETGLIDPPELIKPNHIIVIEGLHPLYDERVRSLLDFSVYLDLSDEVKIAWKIQRDMAERGHTLADVMQAIEARRPDFSAYIDPQKAHADVVIQILPTNLIKDDKDRKVLRVRLVQRDSVENFQPVYLFDEGSDITWTPCGKKLTCSYPGMRFYYGSDSYYGHPVTVLEVDGQFDRLDEVIYIENHLSNLDTKDYGEMTQLLLKHPDYPGSNNGTGLLQVIVGLKMRATYERLTKESVATRVPSLV; this is encoded by the coding sequence ATGAGCAATAAGCCCGAGCGCGTTGTCTTGATAGGCGTGGCAGGAGATTCTGGCTGTGGAAAATCCACTTTTTTACGCCGACTAATAGACCTGTTTGGCGAAGAATTTATGACGGTTATTTGCTTGGATGATTACCATAGTCTTGATCGCAAGCAACGTAAGCAGACAGGTATTACTGCTCTTGATCCTCGTGCAAATAATTTTGACCTGATGTACGAGCAGATCAAAGCATTAAAAAGCGGTGAGTCGATTATGAAGCCTATCTATAATCATGAGACTGGCTTAATTGATCCACCAGAATTGATTAAACCAAACCACATTATCGTGATTGAAGGTTTACATCCTCTCTATGACGAAAGAGTGCGATCGCTCCTTGATTTCAGCGTTTACCTTGATCTCAGTGATGAAGTAAAAATTGCTTGGAAAATTCAAAGAGATATGGCGGAACGTGGTCATACTTTAGCTGATGTTATGCAGGCGATCGAAGCTCGTCGTCCAGATTTCTCCGCATATATTGATCCCCAAAAAGCTCATGCTGACGTAGTAATTCAAATTTTACCCACCAACTTAATCAAAGACGATAAGGATCGCAAAGTTCTGCGTGTCCGTCTTGTGCAGAGAGACTCTGTGGAAAATTTCCAGCCAGTTTACTTGTTTGATGAAGGCTCGGATATTACTTGGACACCCTGCGGCAAGAAACTTACCTGTTCCTATCCCGGAATGCGCTTTTACTACGGTTCGGATTCCTATTACGGACACCCTGTTACTGTGTTAGAAGTGGATGGTCAATTTGATCGCCTTGATGAAGTGATTTATATCGAAAATCATTTAAGTAATCTTGATACCAAGGACTATGGGGAAATGACCCAATTATTATTAAAGCACCCTGATTATCCCGGTTCTAATAATGGTACTGGTTTGCTACAAGTAATTGTGGGCTTAAAAATGCGTGCCACCTACGAACGTTTAACAAAAGAATCGGTTGCTACTAGAGTCCCATCTTTGGTCTAA
- a CDS encoding Mo-dependent nitrogenase C-terminal domain-containing protein, with amino-acid sequence MSNFYPELTKEQRSVWLRGLLTVALADNEYSQKEQDLIQDLLKDNHIATLEPITPKEVAAVFGNSPDLAQNFLRTVVMVALVDGDYSDNEHQLIQEFSTALNQESNIMSDLRSQLEGNHGHHTHLLDPIKDWLDHLDIKDSRVARVLCKVIPAQCPFERDVFLFGRKLVHIPAMCQINPLYDQLVGLRFRSLSYLADECGEDISEFC; translated from the coding sequence ATGTCCAACTTTTATCCTGAACTCACTAAAGAACAGCGATCAGTATGGCTAAGAGGATTACTGACCGTGGCTTTAGCAGATAATGAGTACAGCCAAAAAGAACAAGACCTAATTCAAGATTTACTCAAAGACAATCACATTGCCACCTTAGAACCAATTACTCCTAAGGAGGTTGCTGCGGTGTTTGGTAATAGTCCAGACCTAGCTCAAAATTTTCTACGAACTGTAGTAATGGTAGCTTTGGTGGATGGTGATTACTCCGATAATGAACATCAATTAATTCAAGAATTTTCTACTGCTCTAAATCAAGAGTCAAATATTATGTCAGACCTGAGAAGCCAGCTAGAAGGAAATCACGGGCATCATACTCACCTTCTTGATCCCATTAAAGACTGGTTAGATCACTTAGATATTAAAGATTCCAGAGTTGCTCGAGTTTTATGTAAGGTTATACCTGCTCAATGTCCCTTTGAACGAGATGTATTTTTATTTGGGCGCAAACTTGTCCATATTCCTGCGATGTGCCAGATCAATCCGTTGTACGATCAATTAGTTGGATTACGTTTTCGATCGCTATCATATTTAGCCGATGAATGTGGTGAAGACATTTCCGAATTTTGTTAG
- a CDS encoding SpoIID/LytB domain-containing protein, producing the protein MSNSPTFLVSGLIWGITRQKWIGKVLVGCVWVIVLGGESLQAAPDTNPIMQMGIIQRFGENPQDQITLKAVQGDKLSLTFKSNDGKFQTIQTNEVSISIFQQPLSKPRLEEKVILSNHRSFENAAASAYRWRAMRIQTEIAQPRRWQVWAKRSIYDAFPLSSLLTYYLKLQGYNLVQLDRKVIKQEPLVSWVVGGNRYNRDSLDISSNLGVIAVNQRRYAGTLRLQKNAHQSYTLVNQVPLETYLRGVVPHEIGYKAPYPAIEAQVILARTYALASRHRFAVDDYQLCSTTQCQVYRGLEETSELADRAIADTKGQVLTFNNKVIDALYSSTTGGITANYNDLWDGRKRPYLTSVLDSVNPFDPNKLDLSSEDNFRAFIKQKAGFNEETWSAFRWRVESSMEEIKTTVREFLRLSGDMDTKFNEIKSLRIVQRSPSGRVLKIEVETDTKTILLEKDEIIDALYAPNSTFFYIEPLYEEPKSDQARRRKVEVTKTSQPSNNPIKGYAFIGGGLGHGVGMSQTGSYNLGKLGWSYEKILSFYFKGTKLQTLRPEFLWTPAELAAQ; encoded by the coding sequence ATGAGTAATTCTCCAACCTTCCTAGTTTCGGGCTTAATCTGGGGTATCACCAGGCAAAAATGGATCGGGAAAGTTCTTGTTGGCTGTGTTTGGGTGATCGTCTTAGGCGGAGAAAGTCTGCAAGCAGCACCGGATACAAATCCGATTATGCAGATGGGAATTATCCAACGATTTGGGGAAAATCCTCAAGATCAGATCACCCTTAAAGCAGTTCAGGGAGATAAGCTTAGTCTTACTTTTAAGTCAAATGATGGTAAATTCCAAACCATCCAAACCAATGAAGTCAGTATTAGTATATTTCAACAACCCTTAAGTAAGCCTCGCCTGGAAGAAAAAGTGATTTTGAGTAATCACCGTAGTTTTGAGAACGCCGCAGCTAGTGCTTACCGTTGGCGGGCTATGCGCATTCAAACTGAAATTGCTCAACCACGGCGCTGGCAAGTATGGGCAAAAAGAAGTATTTATGATGCTTTTCCCCTAAGTAGTCTTTTAACCTATTACTTAAAATTACAGGGTTACAACCTTGTGCAACTGGATCGTAAGGTAATTAAGCAAGAGCCATTGGTATCTTGGGTGGTTGGGGGCAATCGCTATAACCGAGATAGTTTAGATATTTCCAGTAATTTAGGTGTAATTGCTGTTAACCAAAGACGGTATGCGGGTACTTTAAGGCTGCAAAAAAATGCCCATCAAAGCTATACCCTTGTGAACCAAGTTCCTTTAGAGACCTATTTACGGGGAGTTGTCCCCCATGAAATTGGCTATAAGGCTCCATACCCTGCCATTGAAGCACAGGTAATTTTGGCACGCACCTACGCCCTTGCTAGTCGTCACCGCTTTGCTGTGGATGATTATCAGCTATGTTCTACAACCCAATGCCAAGTGTATCGAGGACTGGAGGAAACTAGTGAGTTGGCAGATCGGGCGATCGCTGATACTAAGGGACAGGTTTTAACTTTTAATAATAAAGTGATTGATGCTTTGTATTCCTCAACCACGGGTGGTATTACCGCTAACTATAATGACCTGTGGGATGGCAGAAAACGCCCTTACCTGACCTCAGTTTTAGATTCAGTCAATCCCTTTGATCCCAATAAGTTAGATTTATCCAGCGAAGATAATTTCCGTGCTTTCATTAAGCAAAAAGCTGGCTTTAATGAAGAAACTTGGTCTGCCTTTAGGTGGAGAGTCGAAAGTAGCATGGAGGAGATCAAAACTACAGTTCGGGAATTTTTGCGACTATCGGGAGACATGGACACTAAGTTTAATGAGATTAAGTCGTTACGGATTGTGCAGCGATCGCCCTCAGGGCGAGTCTTAAAAATTGAGGTGGAGACCGATACGAAAACTATTCTTTTAGAAAAAGATGAAATTATTGATGCTCTGTATGCTCCAAATAGCACATTTTTTTATATAGAACCTCTCTATGAGGAACCTAAGTCCGATCAGGCTCGGCGACGTAAAGTCGAAGTCACAAAAACGAGCCAGCCTAGTAATAATCCGATCAAAGGTTATGCGTTTATTGGTGGAGGGTTAGGACATGGGGTGGGTATGAGTCAAACTGGCTCCTATAATTTAGGTAAGTTGGGATGGTCTTATGAAAAGATTTTGAGCTTTTATTTTAAGGGAACTAAGTTGCAAACTCTTCGACCCGAATTCCTCTGGACACCCGCGGAATTGGCAGCCCAGTAA
- a CDS encoding multidrug efflux SMR transporter produces MAWLYLVSACGFEVIFAIALKYTDGYSKLLPSAIATACAIASVASLSKVLNQIPVGIAYSIWTGVGVVGTNLLAVVLFQESLDFKKVFFIALILGGVYGLYAVSEP; encoded by the coding sequence ATGGCTTGGTTATATCTAGTGTCTGCCTGTGGTTTTGAAGTAATCTTTGCGATTGCTCTGAAATATACCGATGGCTATTCTAAACTTCTCCCCAGTGCTATTGCTACCGCCTGTGCGATCGCCTCTGTTGCTAGCTTATCAAAGGTGCTTAATCAGATTCCTGTGGGAATTGCCTACTCAATCTGGACAGGGGTTGGTGTAGTTGGGACAAATCTTTTGGCAGTGGTACTTTTTCAGGAATCCCTTGATTTCAAAAAAGTATTTTTTATCGCTTTAATTCTAGGTGGAGTTTACGGGTTGTATGCCGTATCTGAGCCTTAG
- a CDS encoding NUDIX hydrolase → MHELPPIGAIIDSEVLLNRLKYQGRKYTYRVDRLKLPNGKIGDYEYIQHPGAGIAIPITADAKFVLVKQYRFAISRYILEFPAGTLEPNEDPADTIKRELEEETGFRGHTWQKLGSFFLCPGYSDEVIHAYLAQDLEKLTHPPAADEDEEIEVVLCDRHELEQLINSGDIGTSLDAKSITGFYLALKYLDNL, encoded by the coding sequence ATGCATGAATTACCCCCCATTGGTGCCATTATCGACTCTGAGGTACTGTTAAATCGGCTCAAATATCAAGGACGAAAATATACATATCGGGTCGATCGCTTAAAACTACCCAATGGCAAAATTGGCGACTATGAATACATCCAGCATCCAGGGGCAGGTATTGCTATTCCGATTACTGCGGATGCTAAATTTGTGTTGGTTAAACAATATCGGTTTGCTATTTCCCGCTACATCCTTGAATTCCCCGCAGGTACCCTTGAACCCAACGAAGACCCCGCCGACACGATCAAACGAGAGCTAGAAGAAGAAACAGGTTTCCGTGGTCATACTTGGCAAAAACTTGGTTCTTTTTTCCTGTGTCCGGGCTATTCCGATGAAGTGATCCATGCCTATTTAGCTCAGGATTTAGAAAAATTGACACATCCCCCCGCTGCCGATGAAGATGAAGAAATCGAAGTTGTACTTTGCGATCGCCATGAATTAGAGCAGTTAATTAATTCTGGAGATATTGGTACCAGTTTAGATGCCAAGTCAATTACAGGCTTTTATCTAGCACTTAAATATCTTGATAACCTCTAA
- a CDS encoding diflavin flavoprotein: MRTPPRDVQILPIAAETLALRCRSWNRLRFEVEYALERGTTANSFLIQGEKTALIDPPGATFTEIFLEQLQNRLPIEQIDYVILGHINPNRIETVKALVALNPNITFICSNPGAIAIRNILEKSDAVSALKLTTVRGDEILELGKGHTLQFVTTSTPRYPDGLCTFDQKTQVLYTGKLFGAHICGDQLFDEGWSALLEDRRYYFDCVLANQTRQLESIMDKLAEFTVSFYAPGHGTMLKYGLSQLLISYRQWAEAQKQKNISVALIYASAYGNTTILGQAIARGITKANVAVELINCESATPEEIKAAIEKSSGFMIGSPTLAGHLPTQVQTALGLVLANAPKGSLAGVFGSFGWSGEAVDIIADKLKDAGFSLGFEPIRVKFAPTETTLQMCEETGTDFAQALKAAKKIRNTLNPGSSIEQAVGRVVGSLCVATVQKGDVRTAMLASWVAQATFNPPGFTIAVAKERAIESYLHLGDRFVLNILEQGKQLRKYFLKRFAPGEDRFIDVATETAQNGSPILTDALAYLECKVEQRMEAGDHWIIYAVVDQGKVLQANGITAVHHRKSGGHY; this comes from the coding sequence ATGCGAACCCCACCCCGAGATGTCCAGATATTACCGATCGCTGCTGAGACTTTAGCTTTAAGGTGTCGTAGTTGGAATCGACTTAGGTTTGAGGTGGAATATGCCCTAGAACGGGGCACAACAGCTAATTCCTTTTTAATTCAGGGTGAAAAAACAGCTTTAATCGATCCACCAGGCGCAACATTTACGGAGATTTTCCTTGAGCAACTTCAAAATCGGTTGCCCATTGAGCAAATTGACTATGTAATTTTAGGGCATATAAATCCCAACCGTATAGAAACAGTTAAAGCCCTAGTAGCTCTGAACCCCAATATCACCTTTATCTGTAGCAATCCAGGGGCGATCGCCATTAGAAATATTCTGGAAAAATCCGATGCAGTGTCAGCACTCAAACTAACAACTGTGCGGGGTGATGAAATTTTAGAACTGGGTAAAGGTCATACTCTACAGTTTGTGACTACTTCTACGCCTAGGTATCCGGATGGGCTTTGTACCTTTGATCAAAAGACTCAAGTTTTATATACAGGTAAACTATTTGGTGCTCATATCTGCGGGGATCAACTATTTGATGAAGGTTGGTCAGCGTTATTAGAAGATCGCCGCTATTACTTTGACTGTGTATTGGCAAACCAGACCCGCCAGCTCGAAAGCATTATGGATAAGTTGGCAGAATTTACGGTCAGTTTTTATGCACCTGGTCATGGCACCATGTTGAAGTATGGACTTAGTCAACTCCTAATTTCCTATCGCCAGTGGGCTGAAGCGCAAAAGCAAAAAAATATCTCTGTGGCTTTAATCTATGCCTCTGCCTATGGGAATACAACGATTCTAGGACAAGCGATCGCCCGTGGGATTACAAAGGCAAATGTGGCAGTGGAACTAATTAATTGCGAATCCGCTACTCCAGAGGAAATTAAGGCAGCGATCGAAAAATCATCAGGCTTTATGATTGGTTCTCCAACCCTAGCTGGGCATTTACCTACTCAAGTACAAACGGCTTTGGGCTTAGTATTAGCAAATGCTCCCAAAGGTTCCTTGGCAGGGGTATTTGGCTCCTTTGGCTGGAGCGGTGAGGCGGTGGATATTATTGCTGACAAACTCAAAGATGCGGGATTTAGTCTGGGATTTGAGCCAATTCGAGTTAAATTTGCCCCCACAGAAACTACCTTACAAATGTGTGAAGAAACTGGTACGGACTTTGCCCAAGCCTTGAAAGCAGCCAAGAAGATTAGAAATACCCTCAATCCCGGTAGCTCCATTGAACAGGCAGTAGGAAGAGTTGTAGGTTCGCTGTGTGTGGCTACGGTACAAAAAGGAGATGTGCGAACGGCTATGCTTGCCTCTTGGGTGGCGCAGGCAACTTTTAACCCCCCCGGATTTACCATTGCTGTAGCTAAAGAACGGGCGATCGAATCCTATCTACATTTGGGTGATCGCTTTGTGTTAAATATCTTGGAGCAGGGTAAACAATTGCGAAAATATTTCCTGAAAAGGTTTGCCCCCGGGGAAGATCGATTTATTGATGTGGCGACCGAAACCGCACAGAACGGATCGCCAATTTTAACCGATGCCCTAGCATACCTAGAATGTAAAGTAGAGCAGCGTATGGAAGCGGGGGATCACTGGATTATTTATGCCGTAGTCGATCAGGGGAAAGTTTTACAAGCTAATGGGATTACTGCTGTGCATCACCGTAAGTCGGGTGGACATTATTAA
- a CDS encoding IS5 family transposase (programmed frameshift), which translates to MLYIELSKKPLEEFNRYCGVQKDTFIKMVKIVTKAKRGSAGVRAKLSIPDQILLTLDYHREYRTLFHIGGDFGISESAVCRTVKRIENMLIESGEFSLPSQRKLQQNNTEIKTVAIDVVEVEIERPKKTQKGYYNWKQKYHTLKAQVVINIDTKEIICTDFDKGKKHDLKLFKKSRMYISKDIELIADKGYQRIKKLHKNSKTPDKKPRGKDLTKEQKQSNRTLARERIAIEHTFRKLKIFRILSGRYRNRRQHFGLRFNLITGTYNYELKLKLSS; encoded by the exons ATGCTTTACATTGAATTAAGTAAAAAGCCATTAGAAGAGTTCAATAGGTATTGTGGAGTTCAAAAAGATACATTTATAAAAATGGTGAAAATAGTTACTAAAGCTAAACGGGGCAGTGCAGGAGTGCGGGCAAAACTATCAATACCAGACCAAATATTACTAACATTAGATTATCACAGAGAATATCGAACACTATTTCACATTGGAGGAGACTTTGGCATCAGTGAATCAGCAGTTTGTCGCACAGTGAAAAGAATTGAAAATATGTTGATAGAATCAGGAGAGTTTTCCTTGCCATCCCAACGAAAATTACAGCAAAATAACACAGAGATAAAAACAGTAGCAATAGATGTAGTTGAGGTAGAAATTGAACGTCCAAAAAAAAC ACAAAAAGGTTATTACAACTGGAAACAAAAGTACCATACGTTAAAAGCACAAGTAGTAATTAACATAGATACTAAAGAAATAATTTGTACCGATTTCGATAAAGGGAAAAAGCATGACCTTAAATTATTCAAAAAAAGTAGAATGTATATCAGTAAAGATATTGAGTTAATTGCTGATAAAGGATATCAACGGATAAAGAAGCTTCATAAAAATAGTAAAACCCCAGATAAAAAGCCAAGGGGTAAAGACTTAACAAAAGAACAAAAGCAATCTAATCGAACTTTAGCTAGGGAGAGAATTGCTATTGAACATACTTTTAGGAAACTAAAAATATTTAGAATATTATCTGGAAGGTATCGCAATCGAAGACAACATTTTGGGCTAAGGTTTAATTTGATTACTGGTACCTATAATTATGAGCTGAAATTAAAACTATCTTCTTAA
- a CDS encoding YbjN domain-containing protein, producing MKFKTSAQQICYDKIEPWVADICKDQYIPPSNLPIFIVPVGSATAMIEVLPWGETESVISAWSYVVTGADITPELMRFLLEQNFDLQFGAFSLDKDGDIRFQASLVGSSCDKNELETSVNAVLKVADDYDDRIIETWGGKRASDRLA from the coding sequence ATGAAATTTAAAACCTCTGCCCAGCAAATTTGCTATGACAAAATAGAACCTTGGGTTGCTGATATTTGTAAAGATCAATATATTCCCCCTAGCAATCTTCCTATTTTCATTGTACCTGTGGGTTCAGCAACTGCCATGATCGAGGTCTTACCTTGGGGTGAAACTGAATCGGTAATTTCGGCATGGTCGTATGTGGTAACTGGAGCAGATATTACGCCAGAATTAATGCGATTTTTATTAGAGCAGAACTTTGACCTTCAATTCGGGGCTTTTAGCTTGGATAAAGATGGAGATATTAGATTTCAAGCTAGTTTGGTTGGCTCTTCCTGTGATAAAAATGAATTAGAAACTTCAGTTAATGCAGTTTTAAAAGTTGCCGATGATTACGATGATCGCATTATTGAGACTTGGGGCGGTAAACGAGCAAGCGATCGCCTAGCTTAA
- a CDS encoding methyltransferase — MQEQLSPEKILQTGMAFWASKTLLSAVELGVFTELAQTPMSFDNLSGRLGLHPRSARDFLDSLVALGFLTRKADVYSNTPETEIFLDRHKPSYIGGILEMANHRLYPFWGHLTEALRTGLPQSEAKNGGTGLFETLYADPARLKEFLAAMTGVSHGANITIANNFPWANYQTFVDVGTAQGDLAVQIVLAHPHLQGAGFDLPEVAPIFEEYAAINGVTDRLKFIAGDFFTQEIPQADVVLMGHILHDWDLPTKKMLIKKAYEAIPVGGAFIVYEAIIDDDRSKNAFGLMMSLNMLIETPGGFDYTGSDCAAWMKEAGFSTTRVDHLVGADSMVIAIK, encoded by the coding sequence ATGCAGGAACAACTCAGTCCCGAAAAAATCCTACAAACAGGAATGGCATTTTGGGCATCAAAGACTTTATTGAGTGCTGTGGAATTGGGAGTTTTTACTGAACTAGCACAAACCCCAATGTCCTTTGATAATCTAAGTGGACGACTAGGATTACACCCTCGCTCAGCTAGAGATTTTCTTGATAGCCTTGTCGCACTTGGTTTTTTGACAAGAAAAGCTGATGTTTATAGCAACACACCAGAGACAGAAATTTTCCTCGATCGCCATAAACCCTCCTACATTGGTGGAATTTTAGAGATGGCTAACCATCGGCTTTACCCCTTTTGGGGACATCTTACCGAAGCACTGCGAACCGGCTTACCCCAAAGTGAAGCTAAAAATGGTGGAACTGGTCTATTTGAAACCCTCTATGCCGATCCAGCCAGATTAAAAGAGTTCCTAGCGGCAATGACTGGGGTTAGTCATGGTGCCAATATAACCATAGCCAATAACTTTCCTTGGGCAAACTATCAAACCTTCGTAGATGTTGGTACGGCTCAAGGCGATCTGGCTGTCCAAATTGTTCTCGCTCATCCTCATCTTCAAGGTGCGGGGTTTGATTTACCTGAAGTCGCCCCAATTTTTGAGGAATATGCTGCTATTAATGGTGTCACTGACAGGCTCAAGTTTATTGCAGGAGATTTTTTTACCCAAGAAATTCCTCAAGCCGATGTGGTGTTGATGGGACATATATTGCATGATTGGGATTTACCCACCAAAAAAATGTTGATTAAAAAAGCATACGAGGCAATTCCAGTGGGTGGGGCATTCATTGTGTATGAAGCAATTATTGATGATGATCGGTCAAAAAATGCCTTTGGCTTGATGATGAGTTTGAATATGCTGATTGAGACACCCGGCGGTTTTGACTATACTGGTAGTGACTGTGCAGCATGGATGAAAGAAGCTGGATTCTCGACAACTCGGGTAGACCATCTAGTGGGGGCTGACTCGATGGTAATTGCTATTAAGTAA
- a CDS encoding DUF3611 family protein — translation MAKEDDTSLSTNVLKVVRALNMAGWIGFWAQSVLAVISTLILLFAIISRSAGGSAQSNPGTGAGTFLAFLGLIAVYLSIFWNFRYTMLAKELRTSDNRPSRAETIKQLKIGIIIGFVGMFITLLGAEAIVGVLVAKSLSQPQTAFVNPDSFNRLVQPIDIFIVQANTNTILAHFLGLVTSVWLLDRISK, via the coding sequence ATGGCAAAGGAAGATGATACCTCTCTATCGACAAATGTATTAAAAGTTGTGCGCGCTCTGAATATGGCGGGATGGATTGGCTTTTGGGCACAATCAGTACTAGCTGTTATTTCCACTTTGATTTTGCTGTTTGCAATCATTAGTCGGAGTGCGGGTGGCTCTGCCCAAAGTAATCCTGGAACTGGTGCGGGTACATTTTTAGCCTTTTTAGGCTTGATTGCCGTGTACTTAAGCATATTTTGGAATTTTCGCTATACCATGCTTGCCAAGGAACTGCGAACTTCTGACAACCGACCGAGTCGTGCTGAAACTATTAAGCAATTAAAAATTGGCATAATTATTGGTTTTGTGGGTATGTTTATAACCTTGTTGGGGGCTGAAGCGATCGTTGGGGTTTTAGTTGCCAAGTCCCTATCTCAACCACAAACTGCCTTTGTTAACCCTGATAGCTTTAATCGGTTGGTGCAGCCCATAGATATATTTATAGTGCAAGCTAACACTAATACCATTCTTGCCCACTTTTTAGGTTTAGTAACTTCGGTATGGTTACTTGATCGAATTAGTAAATAG
- a CDS encoding IS1 family transposase has translation MVTEAIRCPTCGQTDIYRHGHSATGKKRYICRNVECTHS, from the coding sequence ATGGTAACAGAAGCAATCAGATGCCCAACTTGTGGACAGACAGATATTTACCGTCATGGACATAGTGCCACAGGAAAAAAGCGATATATTTGCCGAAATGTAGAATGCACCCATTCATAA
- the wecB gene encoding non-hydrolyzing UDP-N-acetylglucosamine 2-epimerase gives MDFSQVHICVILGTRPEAIKLAPVIQALRPEFKTTVILTGQHKEMVAQVMDLFDLQSDRNLEIMKPKQTLTQITCGTLEGLEQVFQEIHPDLVLVQGDTTTAFAAALAAFYHRIPIGHVEAGLRTDDLFNPYPEEANRRLVSQITQLHFAPTLAAVENLKRDGVRGGIYHTGNTVIDALLYVSKRSPACDIPNLDWTSNRVILATVHRRENWGEPLTQIAKAWLEILAKFADVSLVLPLHLNPTVREPLRALLGNHPRIFLTEPLNYAELVGAMQRCYLIMSDSGGIQEEAPSLGKPVLVLRDNTERPEAIAAGTAKLVGVETTGIVKATTEILESSDLYNSMASKSNPFGDGQASERILKSLKEFLA, from the coding sequence ATGGATTTTAGTCAGGTTCACATTTGCGTTATTTTGGGAACCCGTCCCGAAGCCATTAAACTTGCTCCCGTCATTCAGGCTCTACGTCCAGAATTTAAAACCACCGTAATTTTGACTGGACAGCACAAGGAAATGGTAGCTCAGGTTATGGATTTATTTGATCTCCAAAGCGATCGCAACCTAGAGATCATGAAGCCCAAACAGACCTTAACCCAAATTACCTGCGGCACCCTCGAAGGCTTAGAGCAAGTATTTCAAGAAATTCATCCCGATCTAGTCTTGGTTCAAGGAGATACTACTACCGCCTTTGCTGCTGCCCTTGCTGCTTTTTATCATCGGATTCCCATTGGTCATGTGGAAGCAGGTTTACGCACCGATGACCTATTTAATCCCTATCCCGAAGAAGCTAATCGCCGCCTAGTTTCTCAGATTACGCAATTACATTTTGCTCCCACCCTCGCTGCTGTGGAAAACTTGAAACGAGATGGAGTTCGAGGCGGAATTTATCACACAGGAAATACGGTAATTGATGCCCTTTTATATGTTTCCAAGCGATCGCCCGCCTGTGATATTCCTAACTTAGATTGGACTTCAAACCGTGTCATCCTTGCTACCGTGCATCGCCGAGAAAATTGGGGAGAACCATTAACCCAAATAGCAAAAGCTTGGCTAGAAATATTAGCAAAGTTTGCCGATGTGTCCCTTGTTCTGCCTTTACACCTTAATCCCACTGTGCGAGAACCACTCAGGGCATTATTAGGTAATCATCCTCGAATTTTTCTGACTGAGCCGTTAAATTATGCCGAATTAGTCGGAGCAATGCAGCGTTGTTATTTAATTATGAGTGACTCTGGCGGCATTCAAGAAGAAGCGCCTAGTCTGGGTAAACCTGTACTTGTGCTTCGGGATAATACCGAACGTCCCGAAGCGATCGCCGCAGGTACTGCCAAATTAGTCGGGGTAGAAACCACAGGTATAGTGAAAGCAACCACAGAAATTCTGGAAAGCTCTGATTTGTATAATTCTATGGCAAGCAAATCTAATCCTTTTGGTGATGGACAGGCAAGTGAGAGAATTTTAAAAAGCCTCAAGGAATTCCTAGCTTAA
- a CDS encoding Uma2 family endonuclease has translation MLNVSDAILHVGRTQFEHLCQTNPDLRLELTSTGELIIMAPASWESSKRNLSLSSQVYLWNQQDKLGEAFDTSGGFTLLSGAVRSPDVTWISKAKLTALSPKVAFPSVVPDFVIELWSKTDHLKTLQEKMLEYQENGVPLGWLINPEDREVEIYRLGQAVEVLKNPTEVSGETILPEFILDLTTIW, from the coding sequence ATGCTAAATGTGAGTGATGCCATTCTTCACGTTGGTCGCACGCAATTTGAGCATCTCTGCCAAACAAACCCTGATCTGCGCCTAGAGCTAACAAGTACAGGAGAATTAATTATCATGGCACCCGCAAGCTGGGAAAGTTCTAAACGAAATTTAAGTTTAAGCTCTCAAGTTTATCTTTGGAATCAACAAGACAAGCTTGGCGAGGCGTTTGACACTTCTGGAGGTTTTACTCTTCTGTCTGGGGCAGTGCGATCGCCTGATGTCACTTGGATTTCTAAGGCAAAATTAACTGCTCTTTCTCCTAAAGTTGCCTTTCCGTCTGTAGTTCCAGATTTTGTGATTGAGCTTTGGTCTAAAACAGATCACCTAAAAACTCTTCAAGAAAAAATGCTCGAATATCAAGAGAATGGCGTGCCTTTGGGGTGGTTGATTAATCCCGAAGATCGAGAAGTGGAAATATACCGCCTTGGTCAAGCTGTGGAAGTATTGAAAAATCCGACAGAAGTTAGTGGAGAAACAATACTGCCTGAATTTATATTAGACTTAACTACAATTTGGTAG